gtgtaaaaaaaacagcataagtcagttataatcagtaattatgtccccactggatgctacaaatgcctcgtttgtaatgggttatattggttttgtcttgttgcaccaagacacggcatcacagtatggtaaggggcataacatttccgtcaaacACTTGAGgttttcggccaatcacaacgcactggatagccggccaatcagagcacacctcgcttttcagagagatgagctttgtaaaaatcgacacgtttcagaaaggtggggcttAGAGGAGCAACAACAATGTACAGTACGTGGAAAATAATGATATTTGAAccataaaccgcataaacatttcattacacaaatacacaaaattatgttatttttagcagcatcatatgacccctttaaattcattcattcattaatgcaATACAAATGAGCattttgattagaaatgattactgttgtttatttttcatcttcCTATTCATGTGATGTGATTTGTACAACTGAATTATACTGAAtgctttgatcaaataaaagccaACATTCAACTAAAATTTCAGTCATGATGACGTTTATGTGTATAACATTATAGCTATATACAATGGAACTTTACTTCAATTTATActagaaaatatttattacagaaatataacGAACATAAGACCATTAACATCTGTAATGTAAGAGTTGTTATGcatataaaaagattaaatatatcagggtcaaataaagattttaacaGCAAATATATTGAGATTTCAAAACTCATACTGTTATTCTAATACttctgtaattatatatacagtatatatatatgtgtgtgtgtgtgtgtgtgtgtgtgtgtgtgtgagatacttaagaacatttaaatacaaatcaaatttTCATTCTACTAaggaaaaatacagaaattgtaatatattttaagttaaagaaATATAGCTCGATTCAAATTTAGATTCAGACGAttttacatttcagtctgttccatACAGTATGTCatgataaaatatttcacatacaatcttttttttttttcagaaggaaGCTGATGCCAACAGGTGACTAGCATTTCTTATCACCTTGAATTCACTAGACACATGAAGCCTAAATGACAGAAAAGAGTAATCTTGCATGTTACAAGGCCAAAGTGTCTCAAAACACAGTCACATAAATGTATACTTCCTATTGAATCTTATTGCTGTTGTCTGACCCAATTTATGAGTCAGTGGCTGATCAAATCGGAACAGATTCTGGACCAAATACTCTAAACAAGTACACGTTCACATTTAATTCACTTTTAGACCACTAGACCGTTGTGCTTTTGAGAACATGATTGTGCTAACACACAAAGAATAAAACATCAATCTTGTCTAGACCTGACATGCCCATCATCAAACAATACAGTAAAGGTCCAGACATCCTCAAATCTTTCTGTGTCACAGAAAACTACACTGTGAGAATCACAGATAATAAAAACCACAGTGACATCACTTTTAtaaattaaaggggtggttgatggcaatttcccttttttaatattagttggtgtgtaatgttgctgtttaagCATAATATCTGCACAGTTACGACACTGAAAGTTtaatgcaaacagagatattgTCTTAAATTTATGGCAATTTAATGTCTACAAAAACGGCTTGTTGGGACAATAACAAACTACTTCCTGGGTTTGAGAAATTGATATAAAGAAATTCAGGATAATATAATATTGAGAAATTTCCCCACCCCGGGAACATGCAATGGAGGGGGGCGAGGCCACGTTGCACtcctttagagaagaggaagagttgttgccatACTGTCAAAACTAGGTGtgcacaaaaaaatctattcatatatgaatcgcgaatCTGTCTTTTCAACGATTCTAAGgtattcacaagtttcaaaaacaATACTCTGAAGCAGCAGTTTTTAATCCTGTTCCTCGTGATCCCTGGTCTGCACACGCTCTGCTCTGCATcttacgctctctctctctctctctctctcgaacaCCTGATCATCAGCTCGTCAGTGCCAATAAACTGTGTTccaattacatttagtcattttgcagacgcttttatccaaagcgacttacaattgggggatacataaagcgattcttcttaaagaggcaaacagacataGAAAGTGCTTGTAAttccaagttttagacattgttcaaaatacaagctagaaagagaaggaataaataaagagagagaattttttttatgatgatgaaatcaagtagctttggaagagatgagttttcagctgtcgtttgaaaattgtcagggattctgcattccagataggggtgggaagatcattccaaaagccaggaatggtgaacgagaatgttctggaaagtgattttgagcctttCTGCGATGGTACCACGAGGTGtcactcactagcggatctcagacttctggagggaatgcagattcgtagtagtgagtggaagtaggaggtgctgagcctgtggctgttctatatgcaagcatcaatgtcttgaacttgatgcgagctgcaataggtagccagtgtaaggagataaagagaggtgtaacatgggttcctttgggctcgttgaagaccagtcttgccgctgcattctgaatcatttgtagaggtttgattgtgctttatggaagtccagccagaagagcattgcagtagtccagcctagaaatgacaagggcctgcaCAAGAAGTTCTGCCGCaagctccgttagaaagggcctgatctttctgatgttgtgcaatgcaaacctgcaagatcgagcagtctttgcaatgtggtctttgaaggtcaactggtcatcaaaggttacaccaagatttctgactgaagttgatggggtaattgtagaagaacctagctggatggagaaatcataccctagagttggagtggcagggaagacaagagtctcagtctttgccaggttgagctgtaggtgatattctttcatccttgccgagatgtccgccaggcagcctgagatccgtgcaactactgttggatcatctggttgaaatgaaagatagagctgtgtatcatcagcatagcaatggtaggagaagccatgtgcctgtatgatgggacccagtgatgccatgtatatggagaagaggaggggtccaagaactgatccctgaggaaccccagtgacaagttaatgtgctttggatacctcccctccccaagccactctaaaagacctaccagtgagataggattcaagcCAGTGAAGTGGAATCCCAGTGATTCCCAATGATGAGAGCAGACAGGAGGACCTGATGATTgatggtgtcaaaagcagcagatagatctagcagaataagaactgatgatttgaaATCGATGCCATTGTTTACAATGCAACCAGAGCACATTCCACTGAGGTGAGGAGTGTGACGTTTAGATGCACATTAGGcggtttagcgaatcacaacacactgggccagctaaccaatcagaacccattgcgtatttctgagggagaggcttcataaaaacaggaactCAATGGAGTGTTCAaaggagaagggacagagcggtgaaaaataaatgtgaaaatgtgaaaaatagtttttttttttttttttttaattaagcattaagacatgttagactgcaccccataaacacaatcaagcctagaaaaaaagaaaaaaaaaaacagtcaaccacccctttaagaaattaaacatttgtagGGTTAAAACAAGTATCCACTGAAGCTATGTGAggtatatagaaatataattaaactaCATTATGTGTTTGTAAGACACATTTGTCTCAAACAAATCCATTACTGTACCAGTACATGCTGATCTGTGGTCACAAATGAGCACATGCTGTCCCAACTTCCATATTTACAGTACACACTTTTCTTGAGGATGGATAATCCAAACACACTCATTCACATAGATCATTCTGACTCTGAGATTTCCATGCCATCCACCAGCAGCGTGTGAATGATGCCATCTCGTCTCTTGCCGCTGCTCACTGCCTTGATGCAGCAGTCATGGTCACCCAGAGTGAAGTGCGTCTCTGTGCCGTCATCAACAAACTCACCCTAAGGGAGAAAGACAGGAGAGATGAATGTTTTACTCCTGAATGAATGGCAGTTATGGTAGTCACATACGTTGTGGAAAAGGTATGTTCGCTAGGGCTCTGACCCCATCTACTAGACCTGGGTGGAGGTTGTTATTATTTCTTACATGTACataagaaaataatacattataataaaaaatattaagactttACATTAAGGTTTGATTTGTTAGCATTAGTTGATCTTtgggtatcatgaactaacaatgaacaagaaTTTTTATAGCATTTAGCATTTTAGGCTCATATTAAGTTACATAATACACTTTAATGAATATAATGCTTATTGCTAACTTacattcactcattcattacctaattttaatttataataattcattacaattCTTAATTCATTACCTAATGTTAATTTACTTGAACTGTTAAAAGTAAAAGATTAAACAGaagaaattaaaatggaaatcagAAATCAACATTAAcgcagattaataaatgcttaacaaatattgttcattgttagttcatgacataaataaataaataaagtttagcAAATGAATGTAAATGGATAAAGTAATTGCTGGACTTACAGCTGTTTCCATTTTCTGTCCATTGCACCATATATCCATGGTATCTTTCTCTGTTGAGGATGGAAGCGTTTATAAGTGATCAATTAGCAGGTTGCAGGAtgagtaataaatataaaaacataaatataaatcctACTTTACAATACTAGTCTCACTGACTCACCTTCAGTGCTCTGATCTGTGACTTATTGTAAATCTGGGATCTCAGTATTCTACAATGTGTGTCTGCCATTGTGATGACATTCTTTTGTCTTGTGCCGAGCTTTTCTTGTTGGCACTTGACTTGTCTTTTCAGTCACATTAGTAGTCAGTCATGAAATACTCTAACTATACTTTACTATTGTTTAAAAGCATAAGCCAAATGACCACAGGTAATGGTTAACACAAACTGGTACACaaaaagatgttttaatttaaattgaattcatGATGTTATcatagtaaaattatatattaaaacatgcaaCTGGGAGGAATTAAATGGACAatattgaattattcatttgaaaaatGGGGAGTTCTCTATATCAGCCTGTCTCATTCTGTGTTCACTATCACTCCTATTGAAAATGAaagcagtttaatattttattcagacttTATACTGACAGATTCAGCAGGACCTACTGAGTGGCCGTCTTTAAAAATCTGTCCTTGCCCACCACTCGTTGCTATACCCCTGATATATAAGCCATATAGACACATAAAAGGTCTGGAAAGTCCTTGGACGTTTCTCTTTGATAGTTAAAAGTGTTATCTAACAAGGTCATATTCTCTATTGGCATGAGCTGATAAAAGTGCTAATGTTCAGTAAAGCTTGATATCTGCTCACTAGCGCCCCGATGAGGTTAAcaaaactgtttgaaaacatttgttttattactaaAGAAGCTCCTCCTATTTTTAAGCACTAATTACTTAAAGGGATTTGTAatcttttttaatcttcatttaacCTAGAGTTAATCTATCACTGCTGCTGTGCGGCAGGGCACAGAGGGTAAGTGAGGAAAGGCTTTTCAGCATTTCAGAGAGCAGCTGTACTATAAGGGCAAAATAACAGATCGTGTTATTTATTGTGTTCATTGTTATCCACTTATACCAATGAACACAAAATGAATCCTTGCTTTTGTATTCTACATTCTAGTAAAACATAGGAATAAGTGTTGTCGGGAGAACAAGAGGGAAAACTTCATCACTGACCAATCAAATCACATATTTATTTGAGGAACGTGTGACCAGGTATTTCTTACCCAGAACCACTCTGCAGTCGATGCCATCAAGGTTGAGGAGCCATGTGCTGGTAACTTTAGAGCGATTCTCCATGTACTTCTTCAGGCTCTGTCCATTAATCTCGAGAGTGTATTCATATGCAAAGCCGCTCACTGCATCTATGTTAATAGTGGCCTTTGTATTTGTACCACCCACATGAAAAGTCTCCTTTCCAACCAGTTTGAACATCCAATCTCTCCTTATGACTTCCTGGGACAGTTATGAACAAACCCGTGAGGCATCAGCACTTATTTCCCCATCATTATAATGAAAATACTCATGTCACATACTTCTAAAACACTAAAATCAACATCATCAACTAATGGCTACTGACTTTCTAcatattttcttcagtaaattcAACAAATGGCAACAAACTAACTGCaaccttctcttttttttattgttttggtgtAAATTATCTATAATTTGCAACCCTACAtagattttctttaataaat
This genomic stretch from Cyprinus carpio isolate SPL01 chromosome B9, ASM1834038v1, whole genome shotgun sequence harbors:
- the LOC109062522 gene encoding fas apoptotic inhibitory molecule 1-like — translated: MSGDLVAVWDVALSDGVHRIEFEHGTTTGKRVIYIDGKEVIRRDWMFKLVGKETFHVGGTNTKATINIDAVSGFAYEYTLEINGQSLKKYMENRSKVTSTWLLNLDGIDCRVVLEKDTMDIWCNGQKMETAGEFVDDGTETHFTLGDHDCCIKAVSSGKRRDGIIHTLLVDGMEISESE